A segment of the Nostoc sp. TCL26-01 genome:
TCCCGCGAAAAATAAACACACCCAAACCCCCAGCCCCAATAGCAGCCGCAATAGTGGCAATACCAATGGCAATCACTGTTGCCACTCTCACCCCTGCTAAAATAACTCCCATCGCCAAAGGGATTTCTACTTGCAATAATAATTCTCTATCCGTCATTCCCATACCGCGCCCAGCTTCTCGAATTGCTGGATCTACCCCTGTAATCCCTGTATAAGTATTCCGAATTATCGGCAACAAAGAATACAAAGTTAATGCCACAATCGCCGGGACAACCCCAATTCCCCCAATCACAGGTACAGGAATTAGTAAACCAAATAATGCCAAACTAGGAATAGTTTGCAACACATTTGCTATGCCCAAAATTGGTTGACGTAATTGTGTTTGGCGGGTGATCAAAATTCCTAAAGGAATACCAATCACGATGGCAACACCAATAGCTACACCTACCAAAAATAAATGTTCTAGTGTGTGCTGGAGAATTTCTGGTGCATACTTAATCAAAAAGAAATTTTTCATAAATTGCCTGGCAATGAACGCAGACATTGCATAAAGGCAAGACTTTCTGGATGTTGAGAATTCATAAACTCATCCTTCGTTCCTAATACTACCAATTCTCCTCCATACATTAAACCAATTCTCGATGCTAAAACAAATGCTTCTTGAATATCATGAGTCACAAACACCACAGTTTTACCTAACTCTTGTTGCAACCGCCGAAACTCTTGTTGCAATTCTAACCGGGTGATGGGATCGAGTGCGCCGAAAGGCTCATCCATCAACAAAACTGGCGGATCTGCCGCTAAAGCCCTAGCCACACCCACTCTTTGTCTTTGTCCACCTGAAAGTTCGTGGGGATAACGTTTAGCAAATTGTCCTGGATTTAACCCTACTAAATCCAACAACTCATAAACCCGTAGTTTAATTTGTTTAGCTTGCCACCCTTCTAAACTAGGGACTAAACCCACATTCCGTTCCACAGTGAAATGAGGAAATAAACCAGTCTCTTGAATCACATAACCAATTTTCCGCCGCAGCTTAATTTCATCCCATTGAGTTGTAGAAATTCCCTCAAATAAAACTTCTCCTTGCGTGGGTGTAAATAGGCGATTAATTAACTTCATTGTTGTAGTTTTGCCGCTACCACTACGTCCGAGTAAGACTAACGCTTCTCCCTGGTGAATGACAAAATTGAGATGAGAAACTAGGGAACGATGGTTACGGCTAAAGGTGACATCACGGAATTCTATATTCATGGGTTTAGTGGAATAGGATTTACCCTGATTGATACTGACTTCTGACTCCTGGGTGCTGAATTCTTAGATTAAATTAACCATATACTTGACGACGGGCTGCTGCTAAAATGAGACGTTGTTCAGCACGAGCGATCGCTTGATATGTCCGCTCTACTGCTTCTGGTTCTACGGAAATTGAGCTGATACCCGACTGAACCAATTGATCAAT
Coding sequences within it:
- a CDS encoding ATP-binding cassette domain-containing protein translates to MNIEFRDVTFSRNHRSLVSHLNFVIHQGEALVLLGRSGSGKTTTMKLINRLFTPTQGEVLFEGISTTQWDEIKLRRKIGYVIQETGLFPHFTVERNVGLVPSLEGWQAKQIKLRVYELLDLVGLNPGQFAKRYPHELSGGQRQRVGVARALAADPPVLLMDEPFGALDPITRLELQQEFRRLQQELGKTVVFVTHDIQEAFVLASRIGLMYGGELVVLGTKDEFMNSQHPESLAFMQCLRSLPGNL
- a CDS encoding ABC transporter permease, with amino-acid sequence MKNFFLIKYAPEILQHTLEHLFLVGVAIGVAIVIGIPLGILITRQTQLRQPILGIANVLQTIPSLALFGLLIPVPVIGGIGVVPAIVALTLYSLLPIIRNTYTGITGVDPAIREAGRGMGMTDRELLLQVEIPLAMGVILAGVRVATVIAIGIATIAAAIGAGGLGVFIFRGIAVVNNQLILAGAVPAAVIALLADLFIGLLEKRLNVKT